One window of Anaerolineales bacterium genomic DNA carries:
- a CDS encoding winged helix-turn-helix transcriptional regulator, translating to MKSTRDKILQTLLKKPKSTINDLAEAVGINPISVRHHLNNLQMEGLVESQEERHGVGRPRLVYLLTSEGMERFPTRYLSLTTRLISQMKESIPGPMVNKLFGQIAEDLVSEYAKDIKGLSMEERLDLVKEMLAQEGFTVEWEKKNGQYQIHEISCPYYQIGVTHPEVCTVDQTLISKMLALPANKVQCILSGGSHCTYVVQPVGKTK from the coding sequence ATGAAATCCACGCGAGACAAGATTTTACAAACCCTGCTTAAAAAGCCCAAATCCACGATCAATGACCTGGCAGAGGCGGTTGGGATCAACCCCATCTCTGTCCGCCACCATTTGAACAACCTTCAAATGGAAGGTCTGGTCGAATCGCAGGAGGAACGGCACGGGGTTGGACGTCCGCGCCTGGTCTATTTGTTGACGAGCGAAGGGATGGAGCGCTTCCCCACCCGGTATTTGAGTCTCACCACCCGGTTGATTTCGCAAATGAAGGAATCCATTCCCGGACCAATGGTCAACAAGTTGTTCGGGCAGATCGCTGAAGACCTTGTAAGCGAATATGCGAAAGACATCAAGGGCTTGAGTATGGAAGAGCGTCTCGACCTCGTCAAGGAAATGCTGGCCCAGGAAGGATTCACCGTGGAATGGGAGAAGAAAAACGGGCAATACCAGATCCACGAGATCTCATGTCCCTACTACCAGATCGGTGTGACGCACCCGGAAGTCTGCACGGTGGATCAGACTCTGATCTCCAAGATGCTGGCTCTCCCGGCAAACAAGGTGCAATGTATTCTCAGCGGCGGGTCGCATTGCACCTATGTGGTTCAGCCCGTCGGTAAAACAAAATAA
- the sufD gene encoding Fe-S cluster assembly protein SufD, which produces MQEKPKVTVSRGRRADTAAKEFRFTQADVPTANGLASFRAGAWDSFQKLSLPIATDEAWRRTDLRLLPAPDFKLPKAGAFEDLPVVPEELLKPLTGEQHGGQITLLPGGSNVELDKTLAKKGVVFTDFRTAEKNHSDLLKKLIGQIVKPEDGKFAALASALSENGVLLYVPKGVEVEYPLHSVLWGPGTDLAHFSHLIVYIEDGASVTYVHEAASPDETGHAIHAGIVEIYVGKDANLRFVELQSWGRHVWNFSHERARVERGGNLDWIFGAVGSRLTKNFSDLDLAGEGAQGRMSGFYFTDGTQHLDHDTQQNHLAPHCTSDLLFKGALKGKSRSVWQGMIYVAPGAQKTDGYQANRNLVLDDQARADSIPGLEILADDVRCTHGATVGKLEQEPLFYLKSRGIPQKEAERLVVEGFFDPIMQRIPFEGVRERFQQAIEKKLSG; this is translated from the coding sequence ATGCAAGAGAAACCAAAAGTAACCGTATCACGAGGACGACGCGCGGATACTGCCGCCAAAGAATTTAGATTTACTCAGGCAGATGTCCCCACCGCGAACGGACTCGCTTCATTCCGGGCCGGGGCTTGGGACTCCTTCCAGAAGCTTTCCCTCCCCATAGCCACCGACGAAGCCTGGCGCCGCACCGACTTGCGTCTCCTGCCAGCGCCGGATTTCAAACTTCCCAAAGCAGGGGCATTCGAAGACCTGCCTGTTGTTCCCGAAGAATTGCTCAAGCCATTGACAGGCGAGCAGCACGGCGGGCAGATAACTCTGCTCCCCGGCGGCTCCAACGTGGAATTGGATAAGACCCTTGCCAAAAAAGGTGTGGTCTTCACCGACTTCCGCACCGCAGAAAAGAATCACTCCGACCTGCTCAAAAAACTGATCGGTCAGATCGTCAAGCCGGAAGACGGCAAATTTGCCGCACTGGCATCGGCACTTTCTGAGAATGGTGTTTTGCTCTACGTTCCAAAAGGCGTGGAGGTGGAATATCCACTTCACTCCGTGCTGTGGGGACCGGGAACTGACCTCGCTCATTTCTCACATCTCATTGTTTACATAGAAGATGGCGCTTCAGTGACCTACGTCCATGAAGCGGCTTCACCCGATGAAACCGGACATGCCATCCATGCAGGCATTGTCGAAATTTATGTTGGCAAGGATGCCAACCTACGGTTTGTGGAATTGCAATCCTGGGGCCGGCATGTGTGGAACTTCTCGCACGAGCGTGCCCGTGTGGAACGCGGCGGCAACCTCGATTGGATCTTTGGCGCTGTCGGCTCGCGACTGACCAAGAACTTCTCCGATCTTGATCTGGCTGGCGAGGGCGCCCAGGGGCGTATGTCTGGCTTCTACTTTACGGATGGAACCCAGCACCTCGATCATGATACCCAGCAGAATCATCTTGCTCCGCACTGCACGAGCGATTTACTATTCAAAGGCGCGTTGAAAGGAAAAAGCCGTTCTGTCTGGCAGGGAATGATCTACGTTGCCCCCGGCGCGCAAAAGACCGACGGCTATCAGGCCAACCGCAACCTTGTTCTCGACGACCAGGCGCGCGCGGACTCTATTCCGGGTCTCGAAATTCTTGCTGACGATGTGCGTTGCACACACGGCGCGACTGTTGGTAAACTGGAGCAGGAGCCTCTTTTCTATTTGAAGTCTCGCGGCATTCCCCAAAAGGAAGCGGAGCGTCTCGTGGTGGAGGGATTCTTCGATCCCATCATGCAGCGCATCCCATTTGAAGGTGTTCGCGAACGATTTCAGCAGGCGATCGAAAAAAAATTGTCCGGGTAG
- a CDS encoding cysteine desulfurase, translating into MNVDQIRKDFPILERETANGRRVIYLDSTATSQKPLEVIEAMNDYYRRSNANIHRGVHTLAEEATALYENARERIARFINAASSREVVYTRNTTESINLVAYSWARANLKSGDLVILTEMEHHSNLVPWHMLQMERGIELEFIPVTEDGLLDLDAYKSLLERNPKLVSFTHMSNVLGTINSAAEIIHLAHSAGALTLVDGAQSVPHLSVDVQALDADFYAFSAHKMCGPTGIGVLYGKSALLEGMPPFLGGGDMIKEVKLRSFRANTLPHKFEAGTPAIAEAVGFGAAVDYLTKVGMDDIAAHEHEIAEYALERLEEVPGVKVFGPTADKKGGVTAFTLAGVHPHDVAQILDQDGIAVRAGHHCAQPLHEKFGIPATSRASFYLYSTKEEVDLLIKGLYKVKEIFG; encoded by the coding sequence ATTAATGTAGATCAGATTCGGAAAGACTTTCCCATCCTCGAACGCGAAACGGCTAACGGCAGGCGCGTGATCTATCTCGATTCGACGGCGACATCGCAGAAGCCGCTCGAGGTGATCGAAGCGATGAACGATTACTACCGTCGGTCGAACGCGAACATCCATCGCGGTGTGCATACGCTTGCCGAGGAAGCGACGGCACTGTATGAAAACGCGCGTGAACGTATCGCCCGATTCATCAATGCAGCCTCTTCCCGTGAGGTTGTCTACACCCGTAATACGACGGAATCAATTAATCTTGTTGCTTATTCCTGGGCTCGTGCGAATCTGAAATCCGGTGACCTTGTGATTCTGACGGAGATGGAGCATCACAGCAACCTCGTCCCGTGGCATATGCTTCAAATGGAGCGCGGAATCGAACTAGAGTTCATCCCTGTGACCGAAGACGGCCTGCTTGACCTGGATGCTTACAAATCGCTTCTAGAACGGAATCCAAAACTGGTCTCATTCACGCACATGTCCAACGTGTTGGGGACGATCAACTCTGCGGCGGAGATCATCCATCTGGCTCATTCGGCAGGCGCATTAACCCTCGTGGATGGGGCGCAGTCCGTTCCTCATCTTTCTGTGGATGTCCAGGCTCTGGATGCAGATTTTTATGCTTTTTCGGCGCACAAAATGTGCGGTCCCACGGGGATCGGTGTCTTGTACGGCAAATCCGCTTTGTTGGAGGGAATGCCGCCGTTTTTGGGCGGCGGCGATATGATCAAGGAAGTAAAACTGAGGTCCTTTCGCGCGAACACGCTTCCGCACAAGTTCGAGGCGGGCACACCTGCGATTGCAGAGGCTGTCGGTTTTGGCGCTGCGGTGGATTATCTGACGAAAGTGGGCATGGATGATATTGCGGCACATGAGCACGAGATCGCTGAATATGCTCTGGAACGTCTCGAAGAGGTTCCCGGCGTGAAGGTCTTCGGTCCTACTGCGGATAAGAAAGGCGGCGTTACCGCGTTTACGCTTGCGGGGGTTCATCCGCATGATGTAGCGCAGATCCTGGATCAGGATGGGATCGCCGTTCGTGCAGGTCATCATTGCGCCCAGCCATTGCATGAAAAATTCGGCATTCCCGCCACAAGCCGCGCATCCTTCTACTTGTATTCCACAAAGGAAGAAGTGGATTTACTGATAAAAGGTTTGTATAAAGTAAAGGAAATTTTCGGGTAA
- a CDS encoding SUF system NifU family Fe-S cluster assembly protein — translation MDDLYREVIIEHYKNPSYRGKLDPHDISFADNNPLCGDHIQIDLRVNPEGIVTEAMFDGHGCAISQASADLLMESIIGKPLEEVKELNRQDILNMLGIDLGPVRLKCALLSLKVLKAGVYGLGEASDSLVE, via the coding sequence ATGGACGACCTCTATCGTGAAGTCATCATCGAGCATTACAAGAACCCATCGTATCGAGGCAAACTTGATCCGCACGATATTTCCTTTGCGGATAATAACCCTCTTTGTGGCGATCATATCCAGATCGATCTGCGGGTGAATCCAGAAGGCATTGTCACCGAGGCGATGTTCGACGGGCACGGCTGTGCCATCTCTCAGGCCTCCGCCGACCTGTTGATGGAATCGATCATCGGGAAACCGCTGGAAGAAGTGAAGGAACTGAATCGACAGGACATTCTTAACATGCTGGGGATAGACCTGGGTCCCGTCCGCTTGAAATGTGCGCTGCTTTCCTTGAAAGTCTTGAAGGCCGGCGTATATGGTTTGGGTGAAGCGAGTGACTCGCTGGTGGAATAA
- the sufC gene encoding Fe-S cluster assembly ATPase SufC has protein sequence MSQLEIKDLHVSIDDKEILKGLSLTLKQGEIHAIMGPNGTGKSTLAYTLMGHPNYTVTGGEVLLDGRNVLEMEPDERSRAGIFLAFQYPVAIPGVTVANFLRSAINSRRRANDPEDKGMPIPEFRKMLKEKMDMLKMDHNFAGRYLNDGFSGGEKKRAEILQMATLKPRFAILDETDSGLDIDALRVVADGVNALSGPELGVLVITHYQRLLNYIKPQFVHVMMGGRIVESGGPDLALHLEEHGYDWLREKTAEETA, from the coding sequence ATGTCGCAGTTAGAGATCAAGGATTTGCACGTCAGCATCGATGATAAGGAAATTCTGAAGGGTCTGTCCCTGACCCTAAAACAGGGAGAAATCCACGCCATCATGGGTCCGAACGGGACGGGGAAGTCCACGTTGGCATACACGTTGATGGGTCACCCCAATTACACCGTCACCGGCGGGGAAGTGCTCTTGGACGGCAGGAACGTCCTCGAAATGGAACCCGATGAGCGCTCGCGCGCAGGTATTTTTCTCGCTTTTCAATATCCGGTCGCCATTCCCGGCGTGACCGTGGCGAATTTCCTGCGCTCCGCGATCAACTCCCGCCGCCGCGCTAATGATCCCGAAGACAAGGGCATGCCAATTCCCGAATTCCGCAAGATGCTAAAAGAAAAGATGGACATGCTCAAGATGGATCATAACTTTGCCGGTCGTTACCTCAACGACGGTTTCTCCGGCGGTGAGAAGAAACGCGCGGAGATTCTTCAAATGGCGACCCTCAAACCGAGATTCGCAATTCTGGATGAAACAGATTCAGGTCTGGATATCGATGCGCTGCGCGTCGTAGCGGATGGAGTCAACGCTCTTTCCGGACCCGAACTTGGTGTGCTCGTCATCACGCATTATCAACGCCTGTTGAACTATATCAAACCGCAGTTCGTGCATGTGATGATGGGCGGGCGAATCGTCGAATCCGGCGGACCCGACCTTGCACTGCACCTAGAGGAGCACGGCTACGACTGGCTGCGCGAAAAGACCGCTGAAGAAACCGCCTAA
- a CDS encoding class I SAM-dependent methyltransferase: MEIYYQETSKDLLTRIQIHEKYGSANIDVWTNDLLKPQAGMNILDVGCGAGKLSFLFDDYTKGQANIIGGDFSEELLDKARVRNKERGSNIEFQFLDFNKTFNFADNTFNLCTSAFAIYYASDLNFTFNEAHRVIKPGGRFFVSGPLPENKPMFYEIIKEATNGTIPLMPGSSRFKSEIFETIDGIFAKTELHKFENHLTFPEVDPFIEYVRASLSEDRKLWTSMFNGKDEYEALIGKITDVATRWFNRDGKLVMTKVVGGILATK, translated from the coding sequence ATGGAAATTTATTATCAGGAAACCAGCAAGGATCTTCTCACCCGCATCCAGATTCACGAGAAATACGGCTCAGCGAACATCGATGTGTGGACAAACGACCTGCTAAAACCTCAAGCCGGCATGAATATCCTCGATGTAGGATGCGGCGCGGGCAAATTGAGTTTCCTATTTGACGACTACACCAAGGGGCAGGCAAATATCATAGGTGGCGACTTCTCGGAAGAATTACTGGATAAGGCACGCGTCAGAAATAAGGAGCGCGGTTCGAACATCGAATTCCAATTCCTGGACTTCAACAAAACTTTCAACTTTGCAGACAATACCTTCAATCTATGCACCAGCGCCTTTGCCATTTATTATGCTTCGGATCTAAATTTCACATTTAATGAAGCGCATCGCGTCATTAAACCAGGCGGACGATTTTTTGTCTCCGGTCCTTTGCCCGAAAACAAGCCGATGTTTTACGAAATCATCAAAGAAGCGACGAACGGAACCATCCCCCTAATGCCCGGTTCATCCCGTTTCAAGAGCGAAATCTTCGAAACCATAGATGGAATCTTCGCCAAGACCGAACTTCACAAGTTTGAAAACCATCTCACCTTTCCCGAGGTGGATCCGTTCATCGAATACGTCCGCGCCTCTCTCAGCGAAGATCGCAAACTGTGGACCTCCATGTTCAACGGCAAGGATGAATATGAAGCATTGATCGGAAAAATCACTGATGTGGCTACGCGCTGGTTTAACCGCGACGGCAAATTGGTGATGACCAAGGTCGTCGGCGGGATTTTGGCGACAAAATAA
- the sufB gene encoding Fe-S cluster assembly protein SufB, translated as MSDDTKILDEIGEYKYGFHDRDDYYTFKSRKGLDREVVEQISRMKGEPQWMLDFRLKALDHFLKRPMPNWGPSLKELNLDDIYYYVKPTEKQEKSWDDVPDDIKRTFDKLGVPEAERKFLAGLGAQYESEMVYHSIQEHLEKQGVIFLSIEDGLRKHPDLFREYFGTVIPIEDNKFAALNSAVWSGGSFVYVPKGVKVDLPLQAYFRLNTANVGQFERTLIIVDEGASVHYVEGCTAPQYTTDSFHSGVIEIIVKKGARSRYSTIQNWSTNVYNLVTQRAKVFENATHEWVDANLGSKVTMKYPSCYLMEPGAHGEMLSMAFASVGQIQDAGSKMVHFAPNTTSKITSKSISKGGGRASYRGLLKVYKGAKGVKSNVVCDALLLDPKSRSDTYPYIEIDEDDVTIGHEASVSKVGEEQLFYLMSRGLSEEEATTMVVSGFIEPLVKELPMEYAVEMNRLIQLQMEGSIG; from the coding sequence ATGTCTGACGATACCAAGATTCTCGATGAGATCGGCGAATACAAATACGGCTTTCACGACCGCGACGACTACTACACCTTCAAGTCCCGAAAAGGGCTGGACCGTGAAGTGGTGGAACAGATCTCGCGGATGAAGGGCGAGCCGCAGTGGATGCTCGACTTCCGTCTCAAGGCTCTCGATCATTTCCTTAAACGACCCATGCCCAATTGGGGTCCTTCACTCAAAGAATTAAATCTTGATGATATCTACTACTACGTCAAGCCGACCGAAAAGCAGGAAAAATCCTGGGATGATGTTCCCGACGACATCAAGCGCACCTTCGATAAGCTCGGCGTGCCCGAAGCGGAGCGAAAATTCCTGGCGGGTTTGGGTGCTCAGTACGAGTCCGAAATGGTGTATCACTCCATTCAGGAACATCTCGAAAAACAAGGCGTGATCTTCCTTTCCATCGAAGATGGTTTACGCAAACATCCCGATTTGTTCCGCGAATATTTCGGCACCGTAATTCCCATCGAAGATAATAAATTTGCAGCGCTCAACTCTGCCGTTTGGTCTGGCGGTTCGTTCGTGTACGTGCCCAAGGGCGTTAAGGTCGACCTGCCCTTGCAGGCGTACTTCCGCCTCAATACCGCCAATGTTGGTCAATTCGAGCGGACTCTTATCATTGTTGATGAAGGCGCTTCGGTTCACTACGTGGAAGGCTGCACAGCTCCACAATACACCACCGACTCGTTCCACTCCGGCGTGATCGAGATCATCGTCAAGAAAGGCGCACGTTCTCGTTACTCGACCATTCAGAACTGGTCGACCAACGTCTACAACCTTGTAACCCAGCGAGCCAAGGTCTTCGAGAACGCCACTCACGAATGGGTGGATGCCAACCTCGGCTCCAAGGTCACCATGAAATATCCGTCCTGCTACCTGATGGAACCCGGCGCGCATGGCGAGATGCTTTCGATGGCGTTTGCCAGCGTAGGTCAAATTCAAGATGCCGGCTCCAAGATGGTTCACTTCGCGCCCAATACCACCAGCAAGATCACATCCAAGTCCATATCCAAGGGCGGCGGGCGCGCTTCCTATCGCGGCTTGCTCAAAGTGTATAAAGGCGCGAAGGGCGTCAAGTCCAACGTCGTTTGTGATGCGTTGTTGCTCGATCCCAAATCCCGCTCCGATACCTATCCTTACATCGAGATCGACGAAGACGATGTGACCATCGGTCACGAAGCCTCGGTCAGCAAAGTGGGCGAGGAGCAGCTTTTCTATCTGATGAGCCGCGGTCTCAGTGAAGAAGAAGCCACCACCATGGTGGTCTCCGGTTTCATCGAACCGCTTGTTAAAGAACTCCCGATGGAATACGCAGTCGAAATGAATCGACTCATCCAGCTGCAAATGGAAGGATCGATCGGCTAA
- a CDS encoding hydrogenase maturation protease, with amino-acid sequence MKKVAVIGIGQSLRGDDAAGLEAVRRWQEKFPETANRLEVRVEACELPGLALIDLLNDFDAAILVDAVQSAGNPGTIHRLDESDLASFASGSRSAHGWGVAETLHMRNQLTDVEVNIRIIGVEAEQMELGAELSRVVESAIPDLCRVIEEEIHALVQEK; translated from the coding sequence ATGAAGAAGGTCGCGGTAATCGGCATCGGTCAAAGTCTTCGCGGCGACGATGCTGCCGGGCTGGAAGCGGTTCGCCGATGGCAGGAAAAATTCCCTGAAACCGCAAACAGGCTTGAGGTCCGGGTCGAGGCGTGTGAACTGCCCGGTCTCGCGCTGATCGACCTGCTGAACGATTTCGATGCGGCGATCCTGGTGGATGCTGTCCAAAGCGCTGGGAATCCGGGTACCATCCATCGCCTTGATGAAAGTGATCTTGCTTCTTTTGCATCGGGTTCAAGATCAGCGCATGGCTGGGGCGTGGCAGAGACGCTTCACATGCGAAATCAACTTACCGACGTGGAAGTCAACATCCGCATCATTGGCGTCGAGGCTGAACAAATGGAACTCGGTGCAGAATTAAGCAGAGTTGTTGAAAGCGCGATCCCCGATCTCTGCAGAGTGATCGAAGAAGAGATACACGCACTGGTGCAGGAAAAATAA
- a CDS encoding PIG-L family deacetylase, whose translation MNFFGKRVLFLGAHPDDIEIGCGALIHRIVNRTEILCVTLSDNQKNPDLKNVKKEHLESMKVLGVPEEKIIFGPFVTRVFPDSRQDILEYFLDLRRTFKPDLIFTHSKQDVHQDHLTMTDESLRAFRGITVLGFDVVRSSYGFFPHFLVEVTEEDVNKKVEALSKYETYRDRYYFNAELTRSIMVRHGAVAECPFAEGFDILRIVGKFE comes from the coding sequence ATGAACTTCTTCGGCAAACGAGTCCTTTTCCTCGGCGCGCATCCGGACGACATCGAGATCGGGTGCGGTGCTTTGATTCACCGCATTGTCAACAGGACCGAAATCCTTTGCGTGACATTATCGGACAACCAGAAAAACCCCGACCTCAAGAATGTAAAGAAAGAACACCTCGAGTCCATGAAGGTACTCGGCGTCCCTGAGGAAAAGATCATCTTCGGTCCCTTCGTCACGCGCGTCTTCCCTGATTCCCGGCAGGATATCCTCGAATACTTCCTCGATCTGCGCAGGACGTTCAAGCCTGACCTGATCTTCACCCATTCGAAACAGGATGTTCACCAGGATCATCTCACGATGACGGATGAATCATTACGCGCCTTTCGCGGCATCACCGTGCTTGGATTCGACGTGGTGCGTTCATCCTACGGATTCTTTCCCCACTTTCTGGTTGAAGTCACCGAAGAAGATGTGAATAAAAAGGTCGAAGCGTTGTCGAAGTACGAAACCTACCGCGACCGTTACTACTTCAACGCTGAATTGACTCGCTCCATCATGGTGCGTCACGGCGCAGTGGCGGAATGCCCGTTTGCAGAGGGATTCGATATCCTCCGCATCGTCGGGAAATTCGAATAA
- a CDS encoding non-heme iron oxygenase ferredoxin subunit, whose translation MFNYTSFDETKADFVEIAPASELPNGERLFVELGDKPIVVFNIAGQFFAIGDVCSHDDGPLGDGVIEGFNVVCPRHGAEFDICTGKVTQMPAVVDIPAYPVMVRDGTIFIGIPKS comes from the coding sequence ATGTTCAATTACACGTCATTCGATGAAACAAAGGCGGATTTCGTAGAAATCGCGCCCGCATCCGAGCTGCCGAATGGGGAGCGGCTGTTCGTTGAGTTGGGCGACAAGCCGATCGTCGTGTTCAATATCGCCGGGCAGTTCTTTGCCATTGGCGATGTTTGTTCTCATGACGATGGTCCCCTCGGGGATGGGGTGATCGAGGGTTTCAATGTGGTTTGTCCGCGCCATGGAGCCGAATTCGACATTTGCACAGGGAAAGTGACGCAAATGCCCGCCGTGGTGGATATTCCCGCCTACCCGGTCATGGTGCGGGATGGGACGATCTTCATCGGGATTCCAAAATCGTGA
- a CDS encoding GNAT family N-acetyltransferase produces MNDVYELIPAGKFSIDQLTNIYNQTRVGYMIPMPMNAATLAEYIKKYDVDLDHSLVASQKGSLHGIALLGVRVDRTWITRLGVTPSTRRSGVGEVLSRSLLEQSRSLGIAFTMLEVIKNNTPAHHLFSKLGFYGVGELLILRRSPSWQAIKPVNADAHRLERNEALDLIGLDRGIQPWTNQFESMAHTENVSGMRIALPDGGRGSLIYQREKNTLTHFIFKTEEGDPELVALALLSHLHHLYPRLDAHIENIRINDPHLPGIYKMGYVESFRRIEMWHGTPHLRSIGS; encoded by the coding sequence ATGAACGACGTATATGAATTGATCCCAGCCGGCAAATTTTCGATCGACCAGCTGACTAATATCTATAACCAGACCCGGGTGGGTTATATGATCCCCATGCCCATGAATGCCGCAACGCTTGCGGAGTACATAAAAAAATACGACGTCGACCTGGATCACTCCCTGGTTGCGTCTCAAAAGGGCAGCTTGCACGGAATTGCCTTGCTGGGAGTCCGCGTGGATCGAACCTGGATCACCCGTCTTGGAGTGACACCGTCAACACGGCGGAGCGGCGTGGGCGAAGTGTTGAGCCGAAGTTTACTCGAACAGTCCAGATCGTTGGGGATCGCTTTCACGATGCTGGAGGTCATCAAAAACAACACACCCGCGCACCACCTGTTTTCGAAACTCGGGTTTTATGGAGTTGGGGAGCTTTTGATTCTCCGTCGGTCTCCGTCCTGGCAGGCGATCAAGCCGGTCAATGCCGACGCCCATCGGTTGGAACGTAACGAAGCGCTCGACCTAATTGGACTCGATCGCGGAATCCAACCCTGGACGAATCAATTCGAATCGATGGCGCATACCGAAAATGTATCAGGGATGCGAATCGCGCTTCCCGATGGCGGCCGCGGATCGCTTATTTATCAACGCGAAAAAAATACGCTGACCCATTTCATTTTCAAAACTGAAGAAGGCGATCCGGAACTCGTGGCATTAGCCCTTCTCTCTCATTTGCATCATCTGTATCCGCGCCTTGATGCGCACATCGAGAATATCCGGATCAACGACCCGCACTTACCCGGCATCTATAAAATGGGATATGTCGAATCTTTTCGCAGAATCGAAATGTGGCACGGAACGCCCCACCTTCGCTCGATTGGAAGCTGA
- a CDS encoding DinB family protein, translating into MDFNTLYQELTHSAEMIRALLAGIGEKEARIKPKRGSWSILEVVCHLYDEEREDFREHLDFILHRQHEEWKSISPMTWVKTCKYNERSFKKMEAKFFRERAKSLIWVKGLNNADWNVTYKSKWGSMRAGDMFASWVAHDNLHIRQLVELRRMLIERKTKPHKIRYAGDW; encoded by the coding sequence ATGGATTTCAATACGCTATATCAAGAACTTACCCACAGCGCGGAAATGATCCGGGCTTTGCTGGCAGGTATCGGTGAGAAGGAGGCGCGAATCAAACCGAAGCGGGGCAGCTGGTCAATCCTGGAAGTCGTCTGTCATCTGTACGACGAAGAGCGCGAAGATTTCCGCGAGCATTTGGATTTCATCCTTCATCGTCAACATGAGGAATGGAAATCCATATCGCCAATGACGTGGGTGAAGACTTGCAAATATAACGAGCGGTCCTTCAAAAAAATGGAGGCAAAGTTCTTCCGCGAACGGGCAAAGTCATTGATCTGGGTCAAGGGATTAAATAACGCGGATTGGAATGTTACATACAAATCGAAATGGGGTTCGATGCGGGCGGGTGATATGTTCGCTTCGTGGGTCGCGCACGACAATTTGCACATCCGTCAACTTGTGGAGTTGCGCAGGATGTTGATCGAACGAAAGACCAAGCCTCATAAGATTCGATACGCCGGGGATTGGTAA